In the genome of Massilibacillus massiliensis, one region contains:
- the cobC gene encoding alpha-ribazole phosphatase: MTKVILVRHGQTEWNIQGKYQGHSDIELSPLGLEQAKLVGKRLAKEKIDAVYASDLKRAVKTAEYIANEHTLKVNIIEQFREISFGDWEGLDYKTINEKWPGKVELFFKNAELNVIPNGETFLEVTERSCRVMKNLTEKHADKTIVIVSHGGTIRTLIATALQLRLKYIWNLRQDNTAVNILNYYDTQTVVELLNDTHHLNQC, translated from the coding sequence ATGACTAAAGTTATTTTGGTAAGACATGGACAAACAGAATGGAATATTCAAGGTAAATATCAAGGTCACTCGGATATCGAGTTATCTCCATTAGGACTTGAACAAGCAAAATTAGTGGGTAAACGATTAGCAAAAGAAAAAATTGATGCCGTTTACGCCAGCGATCTTAAGCGAGCTGTAAAAACAGCCGAATACATTGCAAATGAACATACTTTAAAAGTAAATATTATTGAACAATTTAGAGAGATCTCATTTGGCGATTGGGAAGGGCTAGATTATAAAACAATTAATGAAAAATGGCCTGGCAAAGTCGAGCTTTTCTTTAAAAATGCAGAATTAAATGTAATTCCAAACGGTGAGACATTTCTGGAAGTTACAGAGCGTTCTTGTCGCGTAATGAAAAATTTAACAGAAAAGCACGCTGATAAAACGATTGTGATTGTTTCACATGGTGGAACAATTCGAACATTAATTGCAACTGCATTGCAACTGCGATTAAAATATATTTGGAACCTACGTCAAGACAATACAGCAGTAAATATATTGAACTATTATGACACTCAGACAGTAGTTGAACTTTTAAATGATACGCATCATTTAAATCAATGCTAG
- a CDS encoding GHMP family kinase ATP-binding protein produces MFICVKAPGACGELIQGSINNEPFLVTCPIDLYSAATILPQKKIAPRLGRKSQLAISKVLEYLKINMPFDSFIKISSSLPKGKGMASSSADIAAICKAIALFFDRNLTLDEIAFIAASIEPTDGIFYEGIVKINHLTGTCQEFLGNPPAMLIALFDLGGSIDTLSFNRRTDLEALNTKKESHILQALDLVRKGIRTHDTRLIGQGTTLSALANQETLYKPGLESMIKIAENCGAVGVNIAHSGTIIGILFDLEQAEGLSKSIDLAKLKCPQFTFLRTANLIPGGLKIEGDINGAKL; encoded by the coding sequence ATGTTTATATGTGTAAAAGCACCGGGCGCTTGCGGTGAATTAATACAAGGCTCTATAAATAATGAGCCTTTTCTTGTAACATGCCCGATTGATCTGTACTCTGCAGCAACGATTCTACCTCAGAAAAAAATAGCACCACGACTTGGTAGAAAATCGCAGTTAGCGATATCAAAAGTTTTAGAGTATTTGAAAATAAACATGCCGTTTGATTCTTTCATAAAAATTTCATCGTCTTTACCCAAAGGAAAAGGAATGGCTTCAAGTAGTGCTGATATAGCCGCAATTTGCAAAGCAATTGCTTTGTTTTTCGATAGAAATTTAACACTTGATGAAATTGCTTTCATCGCTGCATCTATTGAACCAACAGATGGAATCTTTTATGAAGGAATTGTAAAAATTAATCATTTAACTGGAACCTGTCAAGAATTTTTAGGAAACCCTCCAGCTATGTTAATCGCTTTATTTGATTTAGGTGGATCTATTGATACCTTAAGTTTTAATCGTCGTACCGATTTAGAAGCATTAAACACAAAAAAAGAATCACATATTTTACAAGCTTTAGATTTGGTTCGAAAGGGCATTCGGACACATGATACAAGGTTAATTGGACAAGGGACAACATTGAGTGCACTTGCCAATCAAGAAACTTTATATAAACCAGGCTTAGAGAGCATGATTAAAATTGCTGAAAACTGTGGAGCAGTAGGGGTTAATATTGCACATAGTGGAACAATTATTGGAATACTTTTTGATTTAGAACAAGCAGAAGGATTATCTAAAAGTATTGATTTAGCAAAACTAAAGTGTCCTCAATTCACATTTTTGAGAACAGCAAATTTAATTCCTGGCGGATTGAAAATTGAAGGTGATATAAATGGAGCAAAGCTTTGA
- the cobD gene encoding threonine-phosphate decarboxylase CobD, with the protein MEQSFEHGGNIHKFLRTQTSLSHTFFDFSANINPLGLSEKVRSSIKNNIDTIIHYPDVDGYELKNMLSQYYQISYDSLTLGNGAVELLYILCNLVQPKTALILAPSFSEYESASRAAKAKIKYYYLNEKNDFLFDINRFLLALESLGKNDIIFLGNPNNPTGTSITSQDLEKILYYAQRNHCFVVVDESFIDFLPNATNYTVRHLIKNFENLIVLHSLTKFYAIPGLRLGFVITSTKIAQKLHLAKDPWNVNCLAQIAGIAALQDKQYQEKSRSFMQQEIDFFYKNLTAINTLKIYKPMVNFVLVNLEKTNIKSHELRKQLLKRAILIRDCANYPGLSNQYVRFAIKRHNENIFFLETLKKILMDGSVKND; encoded by the coding sequence ATGGAGCAAAGCTTTGAACATGGGGGAAACATTCATAAGTTTTTAAGAACACAGACTTCTTTATCCCATACATTTTTTGATTTTAGTGCGAACATAAATCCTCTAGGATTATCCGAAAAAGTACGGTCCAGCATAAAAAACAATATTGATACAATTATTCACTATCCCGATGTGGATGGATATGAGCTAAAAAATATGCTTTCGCAATATTATCAGATTTCATATGATAGTTTAACCCTAGGAAATGGAGCAGTTGAATTATTATATATTTTATGTAATTTAGTTCAACCTAAAACTGCACTAATTTTAGCACCATCCTTCAGTGAATATGAATCCGCATCAAGAGCCGCAAAAGCTAAAATTAAGTATTATTATCTAAATGAAAAAAACGACTTTCTTTTCGATATAAATAGATTTTTATTAGCTTTAGAATCTTTAGGCAAAAATGATATTATCTTTTTAGGTAATCCTAATAACCCCACTGGAACATCGATTACATCTCAAGATTTAGAAAAAATACTGTACTATGCCCAGCGAAATCATTGTTTTGTTGTTGTTGATGAATCTTTTATTGATTTTTTACCTAATGCAACAAACTATACCGTTCGACATCTAATAAAAAATTTTGAAAATTTAATTGTATTACATTCACTTACAAAATTTTATGCAATTCCTGGATTACGTTTAGGTTTTGTAATTACTTCCACTAAAATTGCACAAAAATTACATCTTGCTAAAGATCCTTGGAACGTCAATTGTCTGGCACAGATTGCAGGGATCGCTGCATTACAAGATAAACAATACCAAGAAAAAAGTCGTAGTTTTATGCAACAAGAAATTGACTTTTTTTATAAAAATTTGACTGCTATAAATACATTGAAAATATATAAACCTATGGTTAATTTTGTTTTGGTCAATTTAGAAAAAACCAATATAAAATCACACGAATTAAGAAAACAACTATTAAAAAGAGCTATTTTAATTCGTGATTGTGCAAATTATCCCGGTTTATCTAATCAATATGTACGTTTTGCAATCAAACGGCATAATGAAAATATATTTTTTCTTGAAACGCTGAAAAAAATATTAATGGATGGTAGTGTAAAAAATGACTAA
- the cbiB gene encoding adenosylcobinamide-phosphate synthase CbiB: MDIYIPAIAFIIDCIIGDPKTNWHPVALIGKLISLLEKYLLNLSNISYKKQIFGAILVLCTLTISYGLTYVLLHFFNDLNKWFGYFFSALILSFTISPRSLAEAGIEIRNALIKHDLSVARYKVGWIVGRDTDKLNVAEITRATVETIAENIVDGIISPLFYFLLGGAPLAALYRTVNTLDSMIGYKNDKYIDFGKFAARTDDCFNFIPARITAILIVLIAFFFQLNYKKAIKIILRDAKKHPSPNSGYSEAGVAGALNIRLGGLNYYFGIASIRAYMGDAGTILSPEHISKTIYIMYGVSILFILLSFIVIYRLGGTL, translated from the coding sequence ATGGATATCTATATTCCTGCAATAGCGTTTATAATTGATTGTATCATAGGAGATCCCAAAACGAATTGGCATCCTGTTGCTTTAATTGGCAAACTGATAAGCTTATTGGAAAAATATTTATTAAATTTAAGCAATATTTCCTACAAAAAACAGATATTCGGCGCCATACTTGTTCTTTGTACTCTAACAATCAGCTACGGTCTAACTTATGTTCTTTTACATTTTTTTAATGATCTAAATAAGTGGTTTGGATATTTTTTTAGTGCACTTATTCTCAGTTTCACAATATCCCCCCGTAGTTTGGCAGAAGCGGGGATCGAAATTCGTAATGCACTCATAAAACATGACTTATCAGTTGCAAGGTATAAAGTGGGCTGGATCGTAGGACGTGACACAGATAAGTTAAACGTTGCAGAAATTACGAGAGCAACCGTTGAAACAATTGCTGAAAATATTGTAGACGGCATTATTTCGCCATTGTTTTACTTTCTTCTCGGTGGAGCTCCTTTAGCTGCTTTATATCGAACTGTAAATACTTTAGATTCTATGATTGGGTATAAAAACGATAAATATATCGATTTTGGCAAATTTGCTGCTCGAACAGATGATTGTTTTAATTTTATTCCGGCACGTATAACAGCAATATTAATTGTTTTAATCGCTTTTTTCTTTCAACTAAACTATAAAAAAGCAATTAAAATTATTTTAAGGGATGCGAAGAAACATCCTAGTCCTAATAGTGGTTATAGTGAGGCTGGTGTAGCTGGTGCGTTAAACATACGCTTAGGTGGTCTTAATTATTATTTTGGTATAGCCTCTATACGTGCTTATATGGGAGATGCGGGAACAATATTAAGCCCTGAACATATCAGCAAAACAATTTACATTATGTATGGGGTCAGTATACTATTTATACTATTATCTTTTATCGTGATCTACCGTTTGGGAGGTACATTATAA
- the cobS gene encoding adenosylcobinamide-GDP ribazoletransferase yields MHDFLIGLQFLTRIHLVKQEEWSAESFGRSVKFFPLVGLVIGIILAMIAYFLTIYFPENYNRFPRHITSTLLLVLSILLTGGLHCDGFMDTMDGIFSGRSRERMLEIMKDSRVGANGVVAFVILFISKWSLLLDLSPEKLITALFVMPIISRLGMVMGVTLFPYARPNGIGKAFAQYANKTALVIASFITLLFVIPVGTIAVFSLFCAILFTLLFSKYITNVLGGLTGDVYGALTELNEVIILFVFLFST; encoded by the coding sequence ATGCATGATTTTTTAATAGGCTTGCAGTTTTTAACAAGAATTCATTTAGTTAAACAAGAGGAATGGTCTGCCGAAAGTTTCGGCAGAAGCGTGAAATTTTTTCCGCTCGTCGGTCTTGTAATTGGAATTATATTAGCTATGATCGCATATTTTCTCACGATTTATTTCCCAGAAAATTACAATCGATTTCCTAGACATATAACCAGTACTTTATTATTGGTACTTTCAATTTTACTAACGGGTGGTTTACATTGTGATGGTTTTATGGATACGATGGATGGAATTTTTTCTGGAAGATCAAGAGAACGAATGTTAGAAATCATGAAGGATAGCAGAGTTGGCGCAAATGGCGTAGTTGCTTTTGTTATACTTTTTATCTCTAAGTGGTCATTATTGTTAGATTTATCACCTGAAAAATTAATTACGGCACTTTTTGTCATGCCAATCATCAGTCGATTGGGTATGGTAATGGGAGTTACTCTATTTCCTTATGCACGGCCGAACGGTATAGGGAAAGCTTTTGCACAATATGCAAATAAAACCGCTTTAGTCATTGCATCCTTTATTACATTATTATTCGTCATTCCTGTGGGAACAATTGCTGTCTTTAGTCTGTTTTGTGCGATTCTATTTACACTTTTATTCTCTAAATATATAACAAATGTATTAGGAGGACTTACAGGGGACGTCTACGGTGCATTGACAGAACTAAATGAAGTTATTATTTTATTTGTATTTTTATTTTCAACCTAA